DNA sequence from the Alkaliphilus metalliredigens QYMF genome:
TCATACCGCCATTAATCACGTACTTTTATGTCAACAATACTAAATATAGTGTTTCCAGTCCAATAATTTATATGCAAAAGCACCTGAGTCCATAAGGACTCAGGTGCTTACCTTTTTTCTTTTTAATTTACTCAGCTAGTTCTAAAGCAATTTTAACCATACCCATAAAAGTGTTCTGTCTTTCTTCTGAAGTTGTTTGTCCTCCAGTGATCAAACTATCACTTACCGTGAGAAGCGTCAGTGCATCAACCCCGAACTTAGCTGCCAATGTATAGAGGGCAGCTGTTTCCATCTCCACCGCCAGTGTTCCAAACTCAGCCCACTTCTTCCAACTATTTACATCCTCATTATAAAAAGTGTCAACAGTAAGTACATTGCCTACCCTCGTTAAGATACCTTTCTCTTGAGCAACATCATAGGCCTTTTTAAGTAGTCTAAAACTAGCAGTGGGTGCATAATCCATTCCACCGAATCGAAGTTTGTTCATATTGGAATCAGTTGAGGCACTCATGGCTAAAATCACATCTCTTAATTGTATCTCCTCCTGCATGGCACCACAGGTTCCAACACGAATTAGATTCTTCACGCCATAATCTGAAATCAATTCGTTGACATAGATTGAGATAGAAGGCATCCCCATTCCAGTACCCTGTACAGATATCCTTTTTCCCTTGTAGCTACCTGTAAATCCATACATACCCCTTACTTCGTTATAGCATTCGATGTTTTCTAAAAAATTTTCTGCAATAAATTTTGCTCTTAAAGGATCTCCTGGCAGCAAAATTGTTTCTGCAATTTCGCCCTTTTTCGCTCCAATATGTATGCTCATATATTCAACCCCTCTTTCATTATATTTTTTCCCGTCTTAATAAAACCGCTCTCAATATTAAGTCCGATTTACTAGTATCCACTATTGAAGTCTACTAAGTTAATCATTTCGCCCTTCTTATATAAATAGACCTTGAGATTATGTTCAATGATTTCCATGGCATGATCCATATATTTGTATGATTCACCACAAATATGGGGTGTGATCACAACATTTTCCATTTCCCACAAAGGACTCTCCTCGGGTAATGGTTCTTCTTCAAAAACATCAGTAAATAGTGCCCTGATTTCATCATTTTGCAATGCTTCAATTAAATCTTCTTCATTAACTGTTCTACCCCTACCCATGTTAATAAAACAAGCTGTTTCTTTCATTAATTGAAAATGCCTTTTATTAATAATCCCGTGGGTTTGTTGTGTATGTGGAAGTAAATTAATCACATAGTCACTTTCTATAAAGACTTCATCCATCTCTTCTGGTCCATAAACATGGTCTACGTATTCCATTGACTCAGGCGTATTTTTCAATCCAATTACCTTCATTCCCATTAAAGATGCTTTCTTCGCAACCTCTTTGCCAATACTTCCTAGCCCCAAGATTCCTACTGTAGCGCCAAATATTTCTCCCTGGAGAATATCTCTCTCCCACTTTCTCTTTGTTTGATTTCTAAATACCAAGTGGAGGTTTCTTGCTAAACTAATCATTGCAGCAAGGGCATATTCCGCCATATGGGTTCCATGAATCCCTTTCCCATTGGTTAAAATAATTTCTCGACTTGTGATTTCCTCTAGGGGCATGGCATCAATCCCTGCACTAACTCCCTGAATCCACTTGAGCTTGGGGGCTCCTGCCACCATTTCTTTTGTACATTGAAAAGTAATTAATACTTCCGTATCCTCTAGCTGCTTTAAGAGCCCGTCTTTTTCTTTGTTTATCACAAATTGAAGCTCTGGGTATCTCTCTCGCAGTACCACTAGATGCTTTGCAGGAAAATCTAAATGAATGAGCGCTTTTCTCATCATAGAACTGCCTCCTTTTCGTATACTATTCTATCAAAGTAATCCTTTTTTTACCACCTTACTACATTTGTTCAACGACATTGTGGATCCACTTTTTAGAAATCAATCTAACACTTCCAATACCTGCCTTCACAACCTCTTCCATAGAAACAAGCACCACTACCCAATAGATGGGCAACTGCCAAACGTGAGCTCCTAGGAAGGCCAAAGGCACTCCAATCAGCCACACACTACCTAATTCAAGAAAAAGAGAGAATTTTGTATCTCCGCCACTTCTTACAATACCGATTACTAAAATTGCATTAAATATCTTAAAGGCCATAAAAACACCCAATACCATCAAAATCCGTATGGCATTGATATGTACCTCTGTTGATACATTGAAAAGCTTTAAAATGTAAGGCGCTAAGGCGAACAAAAGCATTCCCATAATTCCTCCCGTTAAAGGGCCCAAGATCGCAAATTTTTTCGCATAATTAAATGCTCTCTCCTTATGATTTCCTCCAATTTCATTTCCAAGCATAACCGCGCAGGCATTTCCTAATCCCATCCCCACAACCATAAATATACTTTGAACCGTATTGGCAATTTGTACAGATGCAATGGCCTCTGTACTAATACGGGCATAAATCGCCGTGTACATCGTCATCCCCAATGACCAAAATCCTTCATTTAAAATCACAGGATAGGCCGTTTTAAAGTACTTCAATACAAATTCTCTGGTTAAATTCATCATATCTTTTATTTTTCCAGCAATTGCATATTTTTTCCCATAAACCATTCCTAGCAATAAAACCATCTCTACTGATCTAGCAGCTAATGTTGCCCAGGCCGCGCCGCTTACCCCCAATGCAGGTGCTCCGAACTTTCCAAATATGTAAATGTAGTTCAATACCGTATTGATAGACAAGGAAACTGCACTGACAACCATTGGTAGTTTGGCTTCCCCTGTGCTTCTAGCTGCAAATGAGTATGCGAAGGTCACCGCAGTGGCAAAATAGCTCAAGGACACAATTCTTAAATACTGACTTCCTAGATCAATCACCGATTGATCATGAGTGAAAAAGCCCAGTATCACATTTGGCACACCAAAGGCACCTACTGCAAAAACTAAACTTAGTATCCCCCCGGAAATTAAAGCAATTCCTAATACCCTGTGAATATTTTTAATATCCTGCCTTCCCCAAAACTGAGAAATAAAAATAGAAGCACCACTGTTAATTCCAAATAAAAGAAGTACAAACATAAAGAAGAATTGGTTTGCTAACCCAACAGCTGCGATTTCAAGTTCTCCAAGGTTTCCAATCATAATCGTATCCACTGTATTTAAGGCAGAAGAAATGAGGTTTTGGATTGTGATTGGCAAAGCAATCGCCAGCATAGTTTTGTAGAAAACTTTATCATTAAAAAGTCCTTTGGTCATTGAGAACCCCCTTTCAGGCAAAAGCAGGAAAGCTCACCGGGAGGTAAGCTTTCCTGTAAAAAGATTAGCATATCTGAGCCTATTTGTTCTAAAAATATTTAAGTAGAATGTACTACTCTATTATCATAAATACTGATGTTTACCTATCAATTATAATGAAATTACATGTTTTTGTAAAGCACATTTCATATTGCATCTTTAGAGACAACTTCCTAGCTATCGGTTTGAAGGAGTCGGTAAATAAGGATACATTTCCCCTGCCATACTTTGTATCGGCATTGTTTGAATCCATACCAATCCTGGACCAGTTAAAGTTGTTAAAAAAAGACCCTCTCCACCGAACAACATATTGCTAAAACCCTTAACCATCTCAACACTCATTTGAATCGTGGACTCATACATCCCCACGGATCCAGTTTCTACCTTTATTGACTCCCCTGCTTTAAGTTGGATCTCTACTGATTCCCCATCTATTTCAACAAAGGCCATTCCTTTTCCTCTTAATTCCTGCATAATAAACCCCTCACCCCCGAAAAAGCCCGACCCTAATCGCTTTTGAAAGGCAATCTCAAGCTCCACCTCTTCAGTTGAACATAAAAATGATCGTTTTTGGCATATGATGGATCGATTAGTCACATCAATTGGGATAATATGCCCTGGGAATGTATGTCCAAAGGCAATTCTTTGCCCATTACTGGTTGCTTGAAAAAAGTTTAAAAAACCACTCTCACCCATCAACTTCCTTTTAAACAATCCGCCAATTCCACCATTCATGCTTGTTCTCATGTCCACCATACTATCCATCCATTTCATAGCACCTGATTGCGATTTAATTGTTTCTCCTTTTTGTAGGGTCAATTCTATCAACGGCATAGTTGTTCCCACCAGTTTGTATTCCATAAATTCCCTCCTCTTTTTATCTACGATTACATTACGCTACTTAGTACTGATACACTTATTTTATCATTTTAATATATGCTTTACCCATAATAAAGATAATAAAACCTTTGAACTCATAAGTTGAGGAGCGGATTGCAATAAAGGATAAAGGAAGAAACCATATGGTTTCCTCCTCATTTGTATTACTTCATTAAGTTCTTTAGTTTCGCCGTTGTGGCATGTGGATCAGTGGCCATCATAATTTCTGACATCACTGCAACCCCGTCTACTTTAACACGGCAAAGTTGCTGAATATTTCCTGCATTGATCCCCCCAATTGCAACAATAGGGATCTTTATATTCTTTTTAAATCCTTCAATAAATGTAATACCCTTAGGTGGCAGATTTTTTTTGCTATTGGTTTCAAAAATATGTCCCACCAATAAATAGCTTGCCCCTTGATTTTCTGCTTCTATTCCTTCTTCTATGCTATGGACCGACACTCCAACGCCTCCCTGGAAATGAAGTCTTTTTTCAATGAATTGCTGAAATCCAGTATGGTATCCATGAGCACCAACAGCATTTGCTACTTCTAAGCTATTGTTGATAATCAATCGTGTATTGGTTCCATGTACAACGCCTTGAATATCTTTTGCTAATCCCAATAGCTCTTTATAAGATAAATCCTTTTCTCTTAAGATTATTGCATCTACCCCACCATTAGTTGCTCCTTTGATAACACTAAGAAAGTTATGGTCTTCTATCATCCTTCGATTGGTAACCAAGTAAAGCATCTAATCGTCCTCTCGTAAAATGTTGATATTTTTCCCTTCCATAATCTTATTCATATTTCTCATGGAGCACATTTTACCACACATGGTACAACTGTCATCATGCTCAGGCTTTGATTCCTCTCGGTATCTTCTTGCCTTTTCCGGATCAATGGCCAGTTCGAACATCTTTTCCCAATTTAACTGTTGTCTCGCGCGACTCATTTCATTATCCCATTTTCTAGCTCCAGGCACCTTCTTTGCAATATCCCCTGCATGGGCTGCAATCTTAGAGGCAATAATTCCTTCCTTCATATCTTCTAGGGTTGGTAATCGAAGATGCTCAGCAGGCGTTACATAGCATAAAAAGTCCGCTCCATGACTGGCTGCAATTGCGCCACCAATGGCACTGGTAATATGATCATATCCTGGTGCAATATCTGTAACAATAGGTCCTAATACATAAAATGGTGCACCATGACATAGCTTTTTCTCCAATACCATGTTTGCTGCAATCTCATCAATGGCCATATGTCCCGGTCCCTCTATCATAACCTGGACATTCTTTTCCCATGCACGGAGGGTTAATTCTCCTAGTACCATCAATTCTTTGATTTGACTGGCATCAGTGGCATCATGGATGCTCCCTGGTCTACAGGCATCCCCTAGGCTTATGGTTACATCATACTTTTCACAAATTTCTAGTAATTGGTCATAATATTGATAAAAAGGATTTTCTTTCTTATTTAACTCCATCCATGCGTAAAGTAATGATCCTCCTCTAGAAACAATATTGGTTAAACGAGGATTCCGCTTGAAAACTGCTGCTGTTTCTTGATTCATACCAGCATGGATGGTGACAAAGTCCACGCCTTCTTTTGCATGCTTTTCTACCACATCGATAAATTCTTGGGCTGTAATATCCTGTAGTTCCTTATCATAAAAACCCACTGCATCATATATTGGAACGGTTCCAATCATAGCTGGTGACATTTCAATTAAACTTTTTCTAAATTCCTCTGTCTTTCCAAATGAACTTAAGTCCATAATCGCCTCTGCCTTCATTTCTAGGGCTGTTCTTACCTTATCAAGCTCTACTTCGATATTTGGACAATCCTTTGAGATCCCTAAATTAACATTAATTTTTGTTCTTAATCCCTCTCCAATCCCTTCGGCATCTAATGAGTGATGATTTTTATTAGCAGGAATCGCAATTTTTCCCGTTGCTACCCTTTCACGCAAAATTTCTATATCCATTCCTTCTTTTCTTGCCACAGCTTCCATTTCCTTTGTTACCAATCCTTTTCTTGCAGCATCCATTTGAGTTGTATAATTCATCTTTTCTCCCCCTAATTTTATATTTAAATTGCCATCCAATTTTTAAATATAGGCTGATAGCCCTTATTTAATATGGCTTTTCTCATTTCTTCAACACTTCTTGTATCACTAATTTCAAACTGACTGTCTCCTTTATCGGAATCACTATGACCACCTACTTCTGTTGTTACCCCTGCAGACATTTTAGTGACTCCTAGAGGAATGAGATGATCTCTCAGACTGCCTCTTTCTCTTGTGGACATGGTAATGGCTACATAGGGTAAGTAAATTCTAAAAGCAAGAAGCACTTGAACTAAATCTTGATCAGTCACAGGATACACATCCCGAAAGCCTCCCACGTGAGGTCGAATACGAGGTAAAGAAATACTTAGTTCCACATCATTATATTTATTTTGTAAGTAATTAGCATGCATACCAGTCATAAAGGCCTCATGCTGCCACTTATTTAAGCCTAAAAGTGCACCAATATTGACATTATGTATATTGGCTTCACAAGCCCTCTCAGGCGCATCAAGTCTAAAATGATAATTCCTTTTAGGTCCAGCTAAATGCACCTGTTTATATACCTCTTCATCATAAACCTCTTGATAAATCGTTAATCCGTCTACACCAGCTTCTATTAAACGCTGATAATCTTCTTTTTCCAATGGATCGATCTCAATGGCAATGGAGTCAAAATATTTTTTCATGATCTTCACAGCTTCCACTAAATAAGAAACCGGTGTTTCTATTCTTGATTCTCCCGTTAATAGTAGAATATGCTTCAATCCCGTTTCAGCAATGATTTGAGCTTCCTTTTCAATTTCATCATAGGTAAGCTTCTTTCTTTTAATGTCGTGATCAATGTTATAGCTACAATAGGCACAGCGATTTACACAATAATTGGAAAGATAAAGAGGTGTATAAAGTAAAACCGTCTTCCCAAAATGCTGTAGTGAAAGTTCCTGCGCTCTTTGAGCCATTTCCTCTAAGCAATTAGCTGCCGCTGGAGAGAGTAGAGCTAAAAAATCATGATGATTTAGTTTATTTTTCTTAATAATTCCTAAAACATCAGGTTCCTTTACTTCCTTTAAAAATCCCTCGGTATCGAAGTTCTCATATTCTAGGTAAGTATCATAAAAACTCATTATGCTTCCCCTTCATGTAAAAATCCTGTCAAGGGGGAAGATGCCCGAGCCACTTTAGCTTGTGGCGCAGTTACCCCATTAAAGGCTAATCGACCTGCCCTTACTGCCAGTTCGAAGGCCTTAGCCATCTTCACTGGATTTTGAGCTGTTGCAATTGCCGTATTGACCAGTACTGCTTCAGCTCCCATTTCCATAGCTTCAGCAGCTTGGGAGGGCTTCCCAATTCCTGCGTCCACGATGATGGGAACTTTAATTTCTTCAATTAAAATCCGGATCATTTCCTTGGTTTGCAACCCTTTATTCGTTCCAATAGGTGATCCTAAGGGCATAACCGCTGCTGCTCCTACAGACTCTAACCTTTTAGCGATCATTAAGTCTGGATTCATATAAGGTAGCACAATAAACCCTTCCTTTGCTAGTACTTCTGTGGCCTTAACCGTTTCCTCATTATCAGGCAGTAAATACTTCTGATCTGATATTACTTCAATTTTAACCCAATCACCACATCCCATTGCTCTAGAAAGTCTTGCAATTCGAATGGCTTCTTCTGCATTTCTTGCACCGGATGTATTAGGTAGTAAAATCGTATCCTTAGGAATGTACTCAAG
Encoded proteins:
- the deoD gene encoding purine-nucleoside phosphorylase, whose protein sequence is MSIHIGAKKGEIAETILLPGDPLRAKFIAENFLENIECYNEVRGMYGFTGSYKGKRISVQGTGMGMPSISIYVNELISDYGVKNLIRVGTCGAMQEEIQLRDVILAMSASTDSNMNKLRFGGMDYAPTASFRLLKKAYDVAQEKGILTRVGNVLTVDTFYNEDVNSWKKWAEFGTLAVEMETAALYTLAAKFGVDALTLLTVSDSLITGGQTTSEERQNTFMGMVKIALELAE
- a CDS encoding D-2-hydroxyacid dehydrogenase, yielding MMRKALIHLDFPAKHLVVLRERYPELQFVINKEKDGLLKQLEDTEVLITFQCTKEMVAGAPKLKWIQGVSAGIDAMPLEEITSREIILTNGKGIHGTHMAEYALAAMISLARNLHLVFRNQTKRKWERDILQGEIFGATVGILGLGSIGKEVAKKASLMGMKVIGLKNTPESMEYVDHVYGPEEMDEVFIESDYVINLLPHTQQTHGIINKRHFQLMKETACFINMGRGRTVNEEDLIEALQNDEIRALFTDVFEEEPLPEESPLWEMENVVITPHICGESYKYMDHAMEIIEHNLKVYLYKKGEMINLVDFNSGY
- a CDS encoding MATE family efflux transporter, translating into MTKGLFNDKVFYKTMLAIALPITIQNLISSALNTVDTIMIGNLGELEIAAVGLANQFFFMFVLLLFGINSGASIFISQFWGRQDIKNIHRVLGIALISGGILSLVFAVGAFGVPNVILGFFTHDQSVIDLGSQYLRIVSLSYFATAVTFAYSFAARSTGEAKLPMVVSAVSLSINTVLNYIYIFGKFGAPALGVSGAAWATLAARSVEMVLLLGMVYGKKYAIAGKIKDMMNLTREFVLKYFKTAYPVILNEGFWSLGMTMYTAIYARISTEAIASVQIANTVQSIFMVVGMGLGNACAVMLGNEIGGNHKERAFNYAKKFAILGPLTGGIMGMLLFALAPYILKLFNVSTEVHINAIRILMVLGVFMAFKIFNAILVIGIVRSGGDTKFSLFLELGSVWLIGVPLAFLGAHVWQLPIYWVVVLVSMEEVVKAGIGSVRLISKKWIHNVVEQM
- a CDS encoding TIGR00266 family protein, which gives rise to MEYKLVGTTMPLIELTLQKGETIKSQSGAMKWMDSMVDMRTSMNGGIGGLFKRKLMGESGFLNFFQATSNGQRIAFGHTFPGHIIPIDVTNRSIICQKRSFLCSTEEVELEIAFQKRLGSGFFGGEGFIMQELRGKGMAFVEIDGESVEIQLKAGESIKVETGSVGMYESTIQMSVEMVKGFSNMLFGGEGLFLTTLTGPGLVWIQTMPIQSMAGEMYPYLPTPSNR
- the thiE gene encoding thiamine phosphate synthase; protein product: MLYLVTNRRMIEDHNFLSVIKGATNGGVDAIILREKDLSYKELLGLAKDIQGVVHGTNTRLIINNSLEVANAVGAHGYHTGFQQFIEKRLHFQGGVGVSVHSIEEGIEAENQGASYLLVGHIFETNSKKNLPPKGITFIEGFKKNIKIPIVAIGGINAGNIQQLCRVKVDGVAVMSEIMMATDPHATTAKLKNLMK
- the thiC gene encoding phosphomethylpyrimidine synthase ThiC, with protein sequence MNYTTQMDAARKGLVTKEMEAVARKEGMDIEILRERVATGKIAIPANKNHHSLDAEGIGEGLRTKINVNLGISKDCPNIEVELDKVRTALEMKAEAIMDLSSFGKTEEFRKSLIEMSPAMIGTVPIYDAVGFYDKELQDITAQEFIDVVEKHAKEGVDFVTIHAGMNQETAAVFKRNPRLTNIVSRGGSLLYAWMELNKKENPFYQYYDQLLEICEKYDVTISLGDACRPGSIHDATDASQIKELMVLGELTLRAWEKNVQVMIEGPGHMAIDEIAANMVLEKKLCHGAPFYVLGPIVTDIAPGYDHITSAIGGAIAASHGADFLCYVTPAEHLRLPTLEDMKEGIIASKIAAHAGDIAKKVPGARKWDNEMSRARQQLNWEKMFELAIDPEKARRYREESKPEHDDSCTMCGKMCSMRNMNKIMEGKNINILREDD
- the thiH gene encoding 2-iminoacetate synthase ThiH, whose product is MSFYDTYLEYENFDTEGFLKEVKEPDVLGIIKKNKLNHHDFLALLSPAAANCLEEMAQRAQELSLQHFGKTVLLYTPLYLSNYCVNRCAYCSYNIDHDIKRKKLTYDEIEKEAQIIAETGLKHILLLTGESRIETPVSYLVEAVKIMKKYFDSIAIEIDPLEKEDYQRLIEAGVDGLTIYQEVYDEEVYKQVHLAGPKRNYHFRLDAPERACEANIHNVNIGALLGLNKWQHEAFMTGMHANYLQNKYNDVELSISLPRIRPHVGGFRDVYPVTDQDLVQVLLAFRIYLPYVAITMSTRERGSLRDHLIPLGVTKMSAGVTTEVGGHSDSDKGDSQFEISDTRSVEEMRKAILNKGYQPIFKNWMAI
- a CDS encoding thiazole synthase, with the translated sequence MEGFNIGGKSLKSRLLVGTGKFASYDLMKQAIEGCGTQVVTMALRRVNLDHKEDNILEYIPKDTILLPNTSGARNAEEAIRIARLSRAMGCGDWVKIEVISDQKYLLPDNEETVKATEVLAKEGFIVLPYMNPDLMIAKRLESVGAAAVMPLGSPIGTNKGLQTKEMIRILIEEIKVPIIVDAGIGKPSQAAEAMEMGAEAVLVNTAIATAQNPVKMAKAFELAVRAGRLAFNGVTAPQAKVARASSPLTGFLHEGEA